A stretch of Gorilla gorilla gorilla isolate KB3781 chromosome 9, NHGRI_mGorGor1-v2.1_pri, whole genome shotgun sequence DNA encodes these proteins:
- the PRR33 gene encoding proline-rich protein 33, producing MLISAASMAPEVCGPSLQGTPGPPPPLLPKPGKDNLRLQKLLRKAARKKMMGGTHLAPPRAFRTSLSPVSEASHDQEVTAPHAAEGLHPAEAPRLPEAPRPAEAPRMVAALPRSPHTPIIHHVASPLQKSTFSIGLTQHRILAAQFRATGPQVVASAPEPARPPSGFVPVSGGGGTHVTQVHIQLASSPHNGTPEPPRTAPEGGSNSQDGDATPSPPRAQPLVPVAHICPLPTAVQAASPLPEEPPVPRPPPGFQASVPREASARVVVPIAPTCRSLESSPHSLAPMGPGREHLEEPPMAGPAAEAEQVSSPAWASSPTPPSGPHPCPVPKVAPKPRLSGWTWLKKQLLEEAPEPPCPGPRQSLEPEVPAPTEQEVPAPTEQEVPALTAPPAPASRTSRMWDAVLYRMSVAEAQGRLAGPSGGEHTPASLTRLPFLYRPRFNARKLQEATRPPPTVRSILELSPQPKNFNRTATGWRLQ from the coding sequence ATGCTCATATCGGCTGCGTCCATGGCACCTGAGGTGTGTGGCCCAAGCCTCCAGGGAACCCCTGGACCCCCACCGCCCCTGCTGCCCAAGCCAGGGAAGGACAACTTGCGTTTGCAGAAGCTCCTGAGGAAGGCAGCCCGGAAGAAGATGATGGGAGGCACGCATCTCGCTCCACCCAGGGCCTTCCGCACCTCCCTGTCCCCCGTGAGTGAGGCCAGCCATGACCAGGAGGTCACAGCCCCGCACGCTGCTGAGGGCCTGCACCCCGCCGAAGCCCCACGCCTTCCTGAAGCCCCGCGCCCCGCCGAGGCTCCCCGCATGGTGGCTGCCCTACCCCGCTCCCCGCACACCCCCATCATCCACCACGTGGCATCACCCCTGCAGAAGTCCACGTTCTCCATCGGCCTCACCCAGCACAGGATTCTAGCTGCTCAATTCAGGGCCACGGGGCCCCAGGTTGTAGCCTCAGCCCCAGAACCTGCCCGGCCCCCCAGTGGCTTCGTCCCTGTCTCTGGGGGTGGGGGCACCCATGTCACCCAGGTGCACATCCAGCTGGCATCATCCCCACACAATGGGACCCCTGAGCCCCCCAGGACAGCCCCAGAAGGGGGATCCAACAGCCAGGATGGAGATGCCACCCCAAGTCCCCCCAGGGCCCAGCCCCTGGtcccagtggctcacatctgcccGCTGCCCACCGCAGTCCAGGCTGCCAGTCCCTTGCCTGAGGAGCCCCCTGTACCACGGCCGCCACCCGGCTTCCAGGCCTCGGTGCCCCGAGAGGCTAGTGCCAGGGTTGTGGTGCCCATAGCCCCGACCTGCCGCTCGCTGGAGTCCTCACCACACAGCCTGGCCCCCATGGGCCCTGGCAGAGAGCACCTGGAGGAGCCCCCGATGGCTGGCCCCGCCGCTGAGGCCGAGCAAGTGTCCAGCCCTGCCTGGGCCTCATCCCCTACCCCACCATCAGGCCCTCACCCATGCCCTGTCCCCAAAGTTGCACCCAAGCCCCGGCTCAGTGGCTGGACGTGGCTCAAGAAGCAGCTGCTGGAGGAGGCCCCGGAGCCTCCGTGCCCAGGGCCGCGGCAGAGCCTGGAGCCAGAGGTGCCCGCCCCCACAGAGCAGGAGGTGCCTGCCCCCACAGAGCAGGAGGTGCCCGCCCTCACTGCACCCCCGGCCCCCGCCTCCCGGACCTCCAGGATGTGGGATGCCGTGCTGTACCGCATGTCAGTGGCGGAGGCCCAAGGGCGCCTGGCAGGGCCCAGCGGTGGGGAGCACACCCCAGCCAGCCTCACCCGCCTGCCCTTCCTGTACCGGCCTCGCTTCAACGCCCGGAAGCTGCAGGAGGCCACCCGGCCCCCTCCCACAGTCCGCTCCATCCTGGAGCTGAGCCCCCAGCCCAAGAACTTCAACCGCACAGCGACCGGCTGGAGGCTCCAGTGA
- the TNNT3 gene encoding troponin T, fast skeletal muscle isoform X2: protein MPHRSLPVHMHPKASGTGDLRPTCKTESAGGLSVVCSGLPGNREEKPRPKLTAPKIPEGEKVDFDDIQKKRQNKDLMELQALIDSHFEARKKEEEELVALKDRIEKRRAERAEQQRIRAEKERERQNRLAEEKARREEEDAKRRAEDDLKKKKALSSMGANYSSYLAKADQKRGKKQTAREMKKKILAERRKPLNIDHLGEDKLRDKAKELWETLHQLEIDKFEFGEKLKRQKYDITTLRSRIDQAQKHSKKAGTPAKGKVGGRWK, encoded by the exons ATGCCCCACCGCTCACTCCCGGTGCACATGCACCCCAAGGCATCCGGAACGGGTGACCTCAGGCCCACCTGCAAAACCGAGAGCGCTGGCGGGCTCTCTGTGGTGTGCAGCGGGCTCCCAGGCAACCGAG AGGAGAAACCGAGACCCAA ACTCACTGCTCCTAAGATCCCAGAAGGGGAGAAAGTGGACTTCGAT GACATCCAGAAGAAGCGTCAGAACAAAGACCTAATGGAGCTCCAGGCCCTCATCGACAGCCACTTTGAAGCccggaagaaggaggaggaggagctggtcGCTCTCAAAGACAGAATC GAGAAGCGCCGTGCGGAGAGAGCGGAGCAGCAGAGGATTCGtgcagagaaggagagggagcgCCAGAACAGACTGGCG GAGGAAAAGGccagaagggaggaggaggatgccaagaggagggcagaggacgacctgaagaagaagaaagctcTGTCTTCCATGGGAGCCAACTACAGCAGCTACCTGGCCAAG GCTGACCAGAAGAGAGGCAAGAAGCAGACGGCCCGGGAAATGAAGAAGAAGATTCTGGCTGAGAGACGCAAGCCGCTCAACATCGACCACCTCGGTGAAGACAAACTGAG GGACAAGGCCAAGGAGCTCTGGGAGACCCTGCACCAGCTGGAGATCGACAAGTTCGAGTTTGGGGAGAAGCTGAAACGCCAGAAATATGAT ATCACCACGCTCAGGAGCCGCATTGACCAGGCCCAGAAGCA CAGCAAGAAGGCTGGGACCCCAGCCAAGGGCAAAGTCGGCGGGCGCTGGAAGTAG
- the TNNT3 gene encoding troponin T, fast skeletal muscle isoform X1 — MRPSALSPPPCPSRSPCPSYSPLGLPGRSSTGHPAPSTPSPGIDSPAPAWGTCRALQAHPGEESVRVRGVGPLPATGPLPTAPPQPRWLFSCMCACAFCHLEDTAEEDAEEEKPRPKLTAPKIPEGEKVDFDDIQKKRQNKDLMELQALIDSHFEARKKEEEELVALKDRIEKRRAERAEQQRIRAEKERERQNRLAEEKARREEEDAKRRAEDDLKKKKALSSMGANYSSYLAKADQKRGKKQTAREMKKKILAERRKPLNIDHLGEDKLRDKAKELWETLHQLEIDKFEFGEKLKRQKYDITTLRSRIDQAQKHSKKAGTPAKGKVGGRWK, encoded by the exons ATGAGACCCAGTGCCCTTAGCCCCCCACCTTGCCCCTCGAGGTCCCCGTGTCCCTCCTATTCTCCACTAGGTCTTCCAGGCAGGAgctccactgggcacccagccccttccaccccctccccaggcATTGATTCACCGGCCCCAGCTTGGGGCACTTGTAGGGCCCTGCAGGCACACCCTGGAGAAGAGAGTGTCCGAGTGAGAGGGGTGGGCCCCTTGCCCGCCACAGGCCCCTTGCCCACTGCTCCCCCGCAGCCGCGCTGGCTTTTCTCTTGCATGTGTGCTTGTGCCTTTTGCCACCTGGAAGACACCGCAGAGGAGGACGCGGAAG AGGAGAAACCGAGACCCAA ACTCACTGCTCCTAAGATCCCAGAAGGGGAGAAAGTGGACTTCGAT GACATCCAGAAGAAGCGTCAGAACAAAGACCTAATGGAGCTCCAGGCCCTCATCGACAGCCACTTTGAAGCccggaagaaggaggaggaggagctggtcGCTCTCAAAGACAGAATC GAGAAGCGCCGTGCGGAGAGAGCGGAGCAGCAGAGGATTCGtgcagagaaggagagggagcgCCAGAACAGACTGGCG GAGGAAAAGGccagaagggaggaggaggatgccaagaggagggcagaggacgacctgaagaagaagaaagctcTGTCTTCCATGGGAGCCAACTACAGCAGCTACCTGGCCAAG GCTGACCAGAAGAGAGGCAAGAAGCAGACGGCCCGGGAAATGAAGAAGAAGATTCTGGCTGAGAGACGCAAGCCGCTCAACATCGACCACCTCGGTGAAGACAAACTGAG GGACAAGGCCAAGGAGCTCTGGGAGACCCTGCACCAGCTGGAGATCGACAAGTTCGAGTTTGGGGAGAAGCTGAAACGCCAGAAATATGAT ATCACCACGCTCAGGAGCCGCATTGACCAGGCCCAGAAGCA CAGCAAGAAGGCTGGGACCCCAGCCAAGGGCAAAGTCGGCGGGCGCTGGAAGTAG
- the TNNT3 gene encoding troponin T, fast skeletal muscle isoform X3, producing MELQALIDSHFEARKKEEEELVALKDRIEKRRAERAEQQRIRAEKERERQNRLAEEKARREEEDAKRRAEDDLKKKKALSSMGANYSSYLAKADQKRGKKQTAREMKKKILAERRKPLNIDHLGEDKLRDKAKELWETLHQLEIDKFEFGEKLKRQKYDITTLRSRIDQAQKHSKKAGTPAKGKVGGRWK from the exons ATGGAGCTCCAGGCCCTCATCGACAGCCACTTTGAAGCccggaagaaggaggaggaggagctggtcGCTCTCAAAGACAGAATC GAGAAGCGCCGTGCGGAGAGAGCGGAGCAGCAGAGGATTCGtgcagagaaggagagggagcgCCAGAACAGACTGGCG GAGGAAAAGGccagaagggaggaggaggatgccaagaggagggcagaggacgacctgaagaagaagaaagctcTGTCTTCCATGGGAGCCAACTACAGCAGCTACCTGGCCAAG GCTGACCAGAAGAGAGGCAAGAAGCAGACGGCCCGGGAAATGAAGAAGAAGATTCTGGCTGAGAGACGCAAGCCGCTCAACATCGACCACCTCGGTGAAGACAAACTGAG GGACAAGGCCAAGGAGCTCTGGGAGACCCTGCACCAGCTGGAGATCGACAAGTTCGAGTTTGGGGAGAAGCTGAAACGCCAGAAATATGAT ATCACCACGCTCAGGAGCCGCATTGACCAGGCCCAGAAGCA CAGCAAGAAGGCTGGGACCCCAGCCAAGGGCAAAGTCGGCGGGCGCTGGAAGTAG